In the Pogoniulus pusillus isolate bPogPus1 chromosome 4, bPogPus1.pri, whole genome shotgun sequence genome, one interval contains:
- the ERGIC2 gene encoding endoplasmic reticulum-Golgi intermediate compartment protein 2: protein MRRLNRKKTLNLMKELDAFPKVPESYVETSASGGTVSLIAFTTIAFLTIMEFMVYQDTWMKYEYEVDKDFTSKLRINIDITVAMRCQYVGADVLDLAETMVASADGLIYEPVVFDLSPQQKEWQRMLQLIQSRLQEEHSLQDVIFKSAFKSASTALPPREDNSLQSPDACRIHGHLYVNKVAGNFHITVGKAIPHPRGHAHLAALVSHDSYNFSHRIDHLSFGELIPGIINPLDGTEKIASDHNQMFQYFITVVPTKLHTYKISAETHQFSVTERERVINHAAGSHGVSGIFMKYDISSLMVTVTEEHMPFWQFLVRLCGIIGGIFSTTGILHGFGRFVAEVIFCRFRLGSHRSTSVPLPDGHTSNHLPLITDNSMH from the exons ATGAGGCGGCTGAATCGGAAGAAAACCTTGAATTTGATGAAAGAATTGGATGCCTTTCCAAAGGTTCCTGAAAGCTATGTGGAGACTTCAGCAAGCGGAGGCACAG TTTCTCTGATAGCATTTACAACGATAGCTTTCCTGACTATAATGGAGTTTATGGTCTATCAGGACACATGGATGAAATATGAATATGAAGTAGACAAGGATTTTACTAG taaGTTAAGAATCAATATTGATATTACAGTTGCCATGAGGTGTCAAT ATGTGGGGGCTGATGTTTTGGATTTAGCAGAAACAATGGTTGCCTCTGCAGATGGGCTCATCTATGAACCA GTAGTATTTGATCTCAGCCCACAGCAAAAAGAATGGCAAAG GATGCTGCAGCTAATTCAGAGTAGGCTGCAGGAAGAACACTCTCTTCAAGATGTAATCTTCAAAAGTGCTTTTAAAAGTGCTTCTACAGCACTGCCACCACG GGAAGATAACTCATTGCAGTCTCCAGATGCATGCAGAATTCATGGTCATCTCTATGTCAATAAAGTGGCAGGGAATTTTCACATAACTGTGGGCAA GGCAATACCACACCCTCGAGGCCATGCACACCTGGCAGCCCTTGTAAGCCATGATT CTTATAACTTCTCTCATAGAATAGATCATTTGTCATTTGGAGAGCTTATTCCAGGAATTATTAATCCTTTGGATGGAACAGAAAAAATAGCATCAGATC ACAACCAAATGTTTCAATATTTTATCACAGTTGTGCCAACCAAGCTCCATACTTATAAAATTTCAGCAGAAACTCATCAATTTTCAGTGACAGAAAGG GAAAGAGTAATTAaccatgcagctggcagccatgGAGTATCAGGAATATTCATGAAATATGATATCAGTTCACTTATGGTGACAGTGACGGAGGAACACATGCCTTTTTGGCAGTTTTTAGTGAGGCTCTGTGGCATTATTGGGGGAATTTTTTCAACCACAG GGATTTTACATGGCTTTGGAAGATTTGTAGCAGAAGTTATATTTTGCCGTTTCAGACTGGGCTCTCACAGATCCACATCA GTCCCACTTCCTGATGGCCACACAAGCAACCACTTACCTCTAATTACAGACAATAGTATGCATTAG